The following are encoded in a window of Sciurus carolinensis unplaced genomic scaffold, mSciCar1.2, whole genome shotgun sequence genomic DNA:
- the LOC124974004 gene encoding olfactory receptor 2G3-like codes for MSGANASFLTGFVLLGFSDHPRLEAALFVFVLFFYLLTLLGNLAILAVSHLDPRLHTPMYFFLGNLSLLDLCFASSLAPQTLVNLRGPAKTISYGGCVVQLYVSLALGSTECVLLAVMALDRYVAVCRPLRYVVIMSPRLCQWLASASWLSGLANSLVHATLTLRLPLCGQRRLDHFICEVPALLKLACVDTTVNEAVLFVVSVLFLVIPPALILISYGLITRAVLRVRSAEARHKAFSTCSSHLTVVVIFYGTVIYMYLQPSDSSAQDQGKFVSLFYTTVTPTLNPLIYTLRNKDVKGALRRRLSGSPCVLRTRRAR; via the coding sequence ATGAGCGGGGCCAACGCGAGCTTCCTGACGGGCTTCGTCCTGCTGGGCTTCTCAGACCACCCTCGCCTGGAGGCCGCGCTCTTCGTCTTTGTCCTGTTCTTCTACCTGCTGACCCTGCTGGGGAACTTGGCCATCCTCGCGGTCTCTCACCTGGACCCCCGTCTCCACACCCCGATGTACTTCTTCCTCGGCAACCTCTCCTTGCTGGACCTCTGCTTCGCCAGCAGCCTGGCCCCCCAGACCCTGGTGAACCTGCGAGGACCGGCCAAGACCATCTCCTACGGTGGCTGCGTGGTGCAGCTCTACGTGTCCCTGGCTCTGGGCTCCACCGAGTGCGTCCTCCTGGCCGTGATGGCCCTGGACCGCTATGTGGCCGTCTGCAGACCCCTACGCTACGTGGTCATCATGAGCCCGCGGCTGTGCCAGTGgctggcctctgcctcctggctcaGCGGGCTGGCCAACTCCCTGGTCCACGCCACCCTGACCCTGCGGCTCCCGCTCTGCGGCCAGCGCAGGCTGGACCACTTCATCTGCGAGGTGCCGGCGCTGCTCAAGCTGGCCTGCGTGGACACCACTGTGAACGAGGCGGTGCTCTTTGTGGTCAGCGTCCTCTTCCTGGTCATCCCGCCGGCCCTCATCCTTATTTCCTACGGCCTCATCACTCGGGCGGTGCTGAGGGTCCGGTCGGCGGAGGCCAGGCACAAGGCCTTCagcacctgctcctcccacctcaccGTGGTGGTCATCTTCTACGGGACGGTCATCTACATGTACCTGCAGCCCAGTGACAGCTCCGCCCAGGACCAGGGCAAGTTCGTCTCCCTCTTCTACACCACGGTGACCCCCACCCTGAACCCCCTCATCTACACCTTACGGAACAAGGACGTGAAGGGGGCGCTGCGGAGGCGCCTCTCGGGAAGTCCGTGCGTCCTGCGGACCCGACGTGCCCGGTGA